From a single Ruegeria sp. HKCCD4315 genomic region:
- a CDS encoding LysR family transcriptional regulator, with the protein MRRQSAVKDLSLRWLELFQICAHKGSLQAAAKETGLTISTVSHHLRNLEDHLGVELFNHSRRPMVLTPKGEVFLRNIDQALYAIRKAKAEASAGSIAEASLLRVGSVEDFDSDIMPELAVFLSQHMPSCNFMYLTDSSHTIADMLRDRHLDLGITTSSNERMRDLQERPLLRDPFVVVLPRGCDAAVDKIVKGQTTLPFLRFSGNLIIARQIESQMRRLGLSPASNFECSNNQTLMAMVAAGAGWTITTPLLFSRAKRFQKKLSMHRFPGKSFSRSLSIVATPDCSRSLLELVDGKMRALITEHAISRQTQSRAWLAESFRLIT; encoded by the coding sequence ATGCGTCGACAGTCTGCAGTTAAAGACCTGAGCCTGCGATGGCTGGAACTGTTTCAGATCTGCGCGCATAAGGGGTCGTTGCAGGCGGCGGCCAAGGAAACCGGTCTGACTATAAGTACCGTTTCGCATCATTTGCGCAACCTCGAAGACCATCTGGGTGTCGAGCTGTTTAACCACTCTCGCAGGCCTATGGTGTTGACACCGAAGGGAGAGGTTTTTCTACGCAATATTGACCAGGCTCTCTACGCAATTCGAAAAGCCAAGGCCGAGGCGTCAGCCGGAAGCATTGCTGAAGCAAGCCTGTTGCGCGTCGGGTCGGTCGAGGATTTCGACAGTGACATAATGCCTGAACTGGCCGTGTTCCTGTCGCAGCACATGCCAAGCTGCAACTTCATGTATCTGACGGATTCAAGTCACACGATAGCAGACATGTTGCGTGACCGGCATCTTGATCTGGGGATCACAACCTCTTCGAATGAGCGTATGCGCGACCTGCAGGAACGGCCTTTGCTGCGCGATCCGTTTGTAGTCGTTCTGCCACGAGGGTGCGACGCAGCTGTAGACAAAATCGTAAAGGGCCAAACCACCCTACCCTTTCTGAGATTCTCGGGAAATCTGATCATTGCACGGCAAATCGAGTCGCAGATGCGCCGTCTTGGCTTATCCCCTGCGTCCAATTTCGAATGCAGCAACAACCAGACGTTAATGGCAATGGTCGCAGCCGGGGCGGGATGGACCATCACAACGCCATTGCTGTTTTCCCGCGCCAAACGGTTTCAGAAAAAACTCAGCATGCATCGCTTTCCCGGCAAGAGTTTTTCGCGCAGTTTGTCCATTGTTGCGACACCTGATTGTTCCCGGTCGTTGCTGGAACTGGTAGATGGCAAGATGCGAGCTCTGATCACCGAGCACGCCATTTCCCGGCAGACCCAAAGCAGGGCTTGGCTGGCCGAAAGCTTCCGGCTGATCACCTGA
- a CDS encoding ABC transporter substrate-binding protein — protein MNFKLLAASAAVSMGVAGAAQADCGEISITEMDWGSAIIVTQVSKFLLEQGYGCTVTVVPSATTPALASVAETGEPDILTELWTNGAPAYPGLIESGAIIERAKVLSDGGVEAWWIPTYLAEKHPELTTMEGILANPELVGGRFHNCPVGWTCQRVSTNMAKAAGFADAGIEDFIHGSGETLAASIASAYDSKEPWFGYYWAPTSILGRYPMVQVDVGPHVAEAHECNSQEECAEPVLGAFPASDVTTVVTNTFADSHPEETALMENVQFTNDVMNGLLAWQEENNASGEEAAVYFLTNFQDTWSEWLNDDARAKLSALLK, from the coding sequence ATGAACTTTAAGCTGCTCGCGGCGAGTGCTGCGGTATCCATGGGCGTAGCTGGTGCGGCGCAGGCTGATTGCGGTGAAATCTCGATTACCGAGATGGACTGGGGTTCGGCGATTATTGTGACGCAGGTCAGCAAGTTCCTGCTAGAGCAAGGCTATGGTTGCACGGTGACTGTTGTGCCGTCGGCGACGACGCCCGCGCTGGCCTCGGTTGCGGAAACTGGCGAGCCAGACATTCTGACCGAGCTGTGGACCAATGGTGCCCCAGCTTATCCGGGTCTGATCGAAAGCGGTGCGATCATCGAACGCGCCAAGGTGCTGTCCGATGGCGGTGTCGAAGCGTGGTGGATTCCGACCTATCTGGCCGAAAAACATCCGGAACTGACCACGATGGAAGGCATCCTAGCTAATCCTGAACTGGTCGGTGGCCGGTTCCACAACTGCCCGGTGGGCTGGACCTGTCAACGGGTCAGCACCAACATGGCAAAGGCGGCCGGTTTTGCTGATGCAGGGATTGAGGACTTTATCCACGGATCGGGAGAGACTCTGGCAGCGTCCATTGCCTCGGCCTATGACTCGAAAGAACCCTGGTTTGGCTACTATTGGGCTCCAACCTCGATTCTAGGCCGCTACCCGATGGTGCAGGTCGATGTAGGCCCACATGTGGCAGAAGCGCATGAGTGCAACAGTCAGGAAGAATGTGCAGAACCGGTGCTTGGTGCGTTCCCGGCCAGTGACGTGACCACGGTCGTGACCAACACTTTCGCGGATTCGCACCCCGAAGAGACGGCGCTGATGGAGAATGTTCAATTCACCAATGACGTGATGAACGGTCTGCTTGCCTGGCAGGAAGAGAACAACGCGTCCGGAGAAGAGGCTGCGGTGTATTTTCTGACCAACTTCCAGGACACCTGGAGTGAGTGGCTGAATGACGACGCGCGCGCGAAACTGTCAGCGCTGCTGAAATAA
- a CDS encoding proline/glycine betaine ABC transporter permease: MAFYDRMFDALGLRDWCESSGGGANLSMADLLAQANAENVDNGPTFPFPSLDALNEACPAIPQSRDFVSAVEDGFLAIKDGLKLVLDPLTQPLSWMLEWALLAVDAVPWWIMLPALFVLTWYVSRSAIVTGFVIFVFCFLGFIDHLEPAMQTLSIVLVCTGLCILLGVPIGIAMAKSDSFQRMILPVLDLLQTLPTFVYLIPLIFLFSVTEPKLYGIAIIVYAIVPVIRLTDLGIRLVDKDVVEAANAFGMSPRQKLWGVELPLALPNIMAGVNQTIMMSLAMVVIASLVSAPGLGVLVLRGIRNLELGVGLIAGLGIVLLAIVLDRVSKAALARVAAAQKH; this comes from the coding sequence ATGGCTTTTTATGACCGCATGTTCGATGCGTTGGGACTCCGTGACTGGTGCGAGTCTTCTGGCGGCGGGGCAAATCTTTCGATGGCCGATTTGCTGGCGCAGGCCAATGCTGAGAATGTCGACAATGGCCCGACTTTTCCCTTTCCCTCTCTTGATGCCTTGAACGAAGCCTGTCCTGCGATCCCACAATCGCGGGATTTTGTGTCTGCGGTTGAGGATGGCTTTCTTGCCATCAAGGACGGGTTGAAGCTGGTGCTGGACCCGTTGACGCAACCGCTGTCATGGATGCTGGAATGGGCGCTGCTTGCGGTGGATGCGGTGCCGTGGTGGATCATGCTGCCGGCGCTGTTTGTGCTGACTTGGTATGTTTCACGCTCGGCCATCGTAACCGGATTCGTGATCTTCGTATTTTGCTTTTTGGGCTTCATCGATCATCTTGAGCCGGCGATGCAGACACTGTCGATTGTGCTGGTCTGTACCGGGCTTTGTATTCTGCTGGGGGTGCCCATCGGCATCGCCATGGCCAAATCCGATAGCTTCCAGCGTATGATCCTGCCGGTTCTGGACCTGCTGCAAACGCTACCGACCTTTGTGTATCTCATCCCGCTGATCTTCCTGTTCAGCGTTACCGAACCGAAACTCTACGGCATTGCGATCATTGTGTACGCCATCGTGCCTGTGATCCGCCTGACCGACTTGGGCATTCGTCTGGTTGACAAGGATGTGGTTGAGGCGGCGAATGCCTTCGGCATGTCGCCGCGTCAGAAACTGTGGGGGGTCGAGCTACCACTGGCCTTACCAAACATTATGGCGGGTGTGAACCAAACCATCATGATGAGCCTTGCGATGGTGGTGATCGCCTCGCTGGTCTCGGCGCCCGGTCTGGGCGTTTTGGTGTTGCGCGGCATCCGTAATCTTGAACTGGGCGTCGGCCTGATCGCTGGTCTCGGCATCGTGTTGCTGGCAATCGTGCTGGACCGGGTGTCCAAGGCGGCGCTGGCCCGTGTCGCAGCGGCACAGAAGCATTAA
- a CDS encoding glycine betaine/L-proline ABC transporter ATP-binding protein, with translation MSAEPKISIRNLYKIFGAHPDRAMEQVRQGMGKTDLLEKEAHVLGLQDINVDMQAGEITVIMGLSGSGKSTLIRHLNRLIEPTAGEVWVNGQNVLDYDPLKLRDMRLNTMSMVFQKFALLPHKTVAENAGMALAVRGDTKDEIVAAGKKWLARVGLAGYEDHYPHQLSGGMQQRVGIARALASDSEIMLMDEAFSALDPLIRTDMQDLLLELQKDLHKTIIFITHDLDEALKLADHLVILKDGYVVQQGEPQHILLNPNDPYIEDFVSDINRARVLRVRSVMDKDGTHEGEFDGDVDVNDNLEHLISISGGDTYKTYRVMSGNTQVGILNMKDLVRALVPAHVEQRTVM, from the coding sequence ATGAGTGCTGAACCTAAAATCTCGATCCGCAACCTTTACAAGATCTTCGGCGCGCATCCTGATCGCGCGATGGAACAGGTGCGCCAGGGTATGGGCAAGACCGACCTGCTGGAGAAGGAAGCCCACGTGCTGGGCCTGCAAGACATCAATGTCGACATGCAGGCCGGTGAGATCACAGTGATCATGGGTCTGTCAGGGTCGGGCAAATCGACCCTTATCCGACACCTGAACCGGCTGATCGAACCCACGGCCGGAGAGGTTTGGGTCAATGGGCAGAACGTATTGGACTATGACCCGTTGAAGCTGCGCGACATGCGGCTGAACACAATGTCGATGGTGTTTCAGAAGTTCGCGCTGCTGCCGCACAAGACGGTGGCGGAGAACGCGGGCATGGCGCTGGCCGTGCGCGGCGATACCAAGGACGAGATCGTGGCGGCGGGCAAGAAGTGGCTCGCGCGCGTTGGCCTTGCGGGATACGAGGACCACTATCCGCACCAGCTGTCAGGCGGGATGCAGCAGCGCGTGGGGATCGCCCGGGCGCTGGCCTCGGATTCCGAGATCATGCTGATGGACGAGGCGTTCTCGGCGCTTGATCCACTGATCCGCACCGACATGCAGGACCTGTTGCTGGAGTTGCAGAAGGACCTGCACAAGACGATCATCTTCATCACCCACGATCTGGACGAGGCACTGAAACTAGCCGATCACCTGGTGATCCTGAAGGATGGCTACGTGGTGCAACAGGGCGAGCCGCAGCACATCCTGTTGAACCCGAACGATCCTTACATTGAGGACTTCGTGAGCGACATCAACCGCGCCCGCGTGCTGCGCGTGCGCTCGGTGATGGACAAGGACGGAACCCACGAAGGTGAGTTTGACGGCGACGTGGATGTCAACGACAACCTCGAGCACCTGATCTCGATCTCGGGTGGCGACACCTACAAAACCTACCGCGTTATGAGCGGCAACACACAGGTCGGCATCCTCAACATGAAAGACCTCGTCCGCGCCCTCGTTCCAGCGCATGTCGAACAAAGAACCGTCATGTGA
- a CDS encoding FCD domain-containing protein, whose protein sequence is MQARQFLESSIAGFAATSVTKADILSQRETLELEKRSIQAGEDDYRADRQLHLQIAEATQNSVLVNQIDTLWHLRESSPMWDRLHSRIFDIGYRSQWLDDHAAVLESLRRRDAEGARQAMWQHLENVRLTLLELSDVEDPEFDGFLYSKSVSG, encoded by the coding sequence TTGCAAGCTCGGCAATTTTTGGAAAGCAGCATCGCCGGGTTCGCGGCCACCTCGGTGACCAAAGCCGATATTCTGTCGCAGCGTGAAACGCTTGAGTTGGAGAAACGCTCGATCCAAGCCGGTGAAGACGACTATCGGGCGGATCGTCAGCTTCATTTGCAGATTGCCGAGGCCACGCAAAATTCGGTTCTGGTCAATCAGATCGATACGCTTTGGCATCTCAGGGAATCCAGTCCGATGTGGGACAGGTTGCATTCTCGCATATTTGACATCGGGTATCGCAGTCAGTGGCTGGACGATCACGCAGCTGTTCTTGAATCCCTGCGTCGTCGCGATGCGGAAGGCGCGCGGCAAGCGATGTGGCAGCATCTTGAAAACGTTCGGTTGACACTTTTGGAACTATCGGATGTTGAAGACCCCGAGTTTGATGGGTTTCTGTACTCCAAATCGGTGTCAGGTTAA
- the uxuA gene encoding mannonate dehydratase → MLESWRWFGPKDPIPLAHIRQTGAQGIVTALHEVPNGQEWPDAEIAARRELIEAAGLRWVVTESIPVHEDIKTGAPDWERYAYIWAENLRRLARQGIRNICYNFMPVLDWTRTDLNFALPDGSLALRFDFTAYAAFDLFVLRRDGAQDSYTAQDLAAAEDWFARADQPMIDRLSRTVIAGLPGSEESYTLDTFRTRLAAYDDCDHATLRRQLAAFLEIVLPVAEAEGAKLSIHPDDPPMDLFGLPRIVSTQADLEAIAAISSSPASGFTLCTGSLGAHSKNDLVAIARQLGPRIHFAHLRAVKREADPRSFHEDAHLAGDLDMIGVARELLRIERVTGVEIPMRPDHGHRILHDQERDSVPGYPAIGRLRGLAELRGVMHTLNAFGI, encoded by the coding sequence ATGCTGGAAAGTTGGCGTTGGTTCGGGCCGAAAGACCCTATTCCGCTGGCTCATATCCGTCAGACCGGCGCGCAGGGGATCGTAACTGCTTTGCATGAGGTTCCCAACGGGCAAGAATGGCCGGACGCAGAGATCGCGGCCCGGCGCGAATTGATTGAGGCGGCCGGGCTGCGCTGGGTCGTGACCGAAAGCATTCCGGTGCACGAGGACATCAAGACTGGCGCGCCAGATTGGGAGCGTTACGCGTATATCTGGGCTGAAAACCTGCGGCGTCTGGCCCGTCAGGGCATCCGCAACATCTGCTACAACTTCATGCCAGTGCTGGACTGGACGCGCACCGATCTGAATTTTGCTTTGCCGGACGGGTCTCTGGCGCTGCGGTTCGATTTCACTGCCTACGCTGCCTTTGACCTATTTGTTTTGCGGCGCGACGGAGCACAGGACAGTTATACGGCACAGGATCTGGCGGCGGCGGAAGATTGGTTTGCGAGGGCAGATCAGCCGATGATCGATCGGTTGTCACGCACGGTGATTGCCGGACTGCCGGGGTCAGAGGAAAGCTATACGCTGGATACGTTCCGAACCCGACTTGCCGCCTATGACGATTGCGATCACGCGACACTCAGGCGGCAGCTCGCCGCGTTTCTGGAAATCGTTCTGCCAGTGGCAGAAGCCGAAGGGGCAAAGTTGTCGATCCACCCCGATGATCCGCCGATGGATCTGTTCGGCCTGCCGCGGATTGTTTCGACCCAGGCCGATCTCGAAGCCATTGCCGCAATCTCTTCATCTCCGGCGTCGGGATTTACCTTGTGCACCGGATCGCTGGGTGCACATTCCAAAAACGATTTGGTGGCCATTGCTCGTCAGCTCGGGCCCCGCATCCATTTTGCCCATCTGCGCGCAGTGAAACGGGAAGCCGATCCACGGAGTTTCCACGAGGATGCACACTTGGCCGGCGATCTCGACATGATTGGGGTTGCGCGCGAGCTCTTGCGTATTGAGCGTGTGACGGGCGTTGAAATCCCAATGCGCCCGGATCACGGGCATCGCATCCTTCACGATCAAGAACGAGACTCAGTTCCAGGTTATCCCGCAATCGGGAGGCTTCGCGGATTGGCCGAACTGCGCGGGGTCATGCACACGCTGAATGCTTTTGGCATCTGA
- a CDS encoding FAD-dependent oxidoreductase, which translates to MKSRTKVVVIGGGIAGCSTLYHLTQEGWSDVVLVERNELTSGTTWHSAAQVTNFGMNQTMVGLKTHSINLYKELSENPEYPINYHHADGGIRLANTEAQMQGYRHFASMARGMGVYFEVIDAEECARRHPLISTTNLLGGLWDPLDGDIDPAQLCQALAYHARKAGAEVYRNTPVTALTQHQDDTWTVHTEQGDIDCDIVVNACGYRVNEVGAMMGVHHPVASMEHQYFLTEDIPGIAEAGHRMPLLRCPISDYYSRQEKGGLLVGFYEQDCKPWGMDGIDPNFVNALCPDDLDRVMDVLEGAFERMPALRETGIRSVVNGPITYTIDGAPLVGPIPGKRNAFCIIGLRAGLGEGGGHGWLLAQQIVHGEACYDTWCLDPRRFTGHANVELTSLKAIEDYQNEFRFHFPHEHRPAGRPAKTTPLTPVMAAEGAEFTVVNGWERVDYIKPSPDFHPSLTFNFDEAFDVVAAEIKNVQENVGLCEVNGFNRFEITGTDRHAFLDRMFCGAVTKRAGRVGLGYLLNHHGMIKGEATVANIPASDRGPARVWYGSAAASEYHDTDWLTRHLRDGEDVQIRSLTNDQTILVLAGPKARDVLSACSRGDWSKQAFPWLSVRECFIGFAPATVMGVSFSGELAYEIHVPNASLYAAYLALRAAGEAHDLKLFGARAVESMRMEKGFLHWKADLLTEFDPFETALDRFVKLSKGDFIGKTALEKRHASGPNKKLVTLKVDATHAPAHGGASLMQGETVVGTITSGDWGHRVGLNLAFAFVNPDLAAVGSTMQLDLYGDLVTAEVISSSPYDPDHTLMRS; encoded by the coding sequence ATGAAGTCCCGCACCAAGGTTGTCGTCATTGGCGGTGGTATTGCCGGATGTTCAACGCTCTATCACCTGACCCAAGAGGGGTGGAGCGATGTTGTTCTGGTTGAACGCAACGAATTGACAAGTGGCACGACCTGGCATTCCGCCGCGCAAGTGACCAATTTTGGCATGAACCAGACGATGGTCGGGCTGAAGACGCATTCGATCAACCTGTATAAAGAGCTGTCGGAAAACCCAGAATACCCGATCAACTACCACCATGCCGATGGCGGCATCCGCCTCGCGAATACCGAAGCGCAGATGCAGGGCTACCGCCACTTTGCCTCGATGGCGCGCGGCATGGGTGTCTACTTCGAGGTGATCGATGCCGAGGAATGCGCCCGCCGCCATCCGCTGATCTCGACTACAAATCTGCTGGGCGGGCTCTGGGATCCGCTGGATGGCGATATTGACCCGGCGCAGCTGTGCCAAGCACTGGCCTATCACGCCCGTAAGGCCGGGGCCGAGGTCTATCGCAACACGCCGGTCACCGCGCTGACGCAACACCAGGACGACACCTGGACCGTGCATACAGAACAGGGCGATATTGATTGCGACATCGTGGTCAACGCCTGCGGTTACCGCGTCAACGAAGTCGGCGCGATGATGGGTGTACATCACCCGGTTGCGTCTATGGAGCATCAATATTTCCTGACCGAGGACATCCCCGGCATCGCCGAGGCAGGCCACCGGATGCCACTGTTGCGCTGCCCGATCAGCGACTATTACAGCCGTCAGGAAAAGGGCGGTCTGCTGGTTGGCTTCTACGAGCAGGATTGCAAACCGTGGGGCATGGACGGGATTGACCCGAACTTTGTCAACGCGCTGTGCCCCGATGATCTGGACCGGGTCATGGATGTGCTGGAAGGCGCGTTTGAACGCATGCCCGCCTTGCGCGAAACCGGCATCCGATCCGTGGTGAATGGCCCGATCACCTACACAATCGACGGTGCACCGTTGGTCGGGCCGATTCCGGGTAAGCGCAACGCTTTCTGTATCATCGGTCTGCGCGCCGGGCTGGGCGAAGGCGGTGGCCACGGCTGGTTGCTGGCGCAACAGATCGTGCATGGCGAGGCGTGTTATGACACTTGGTGCCTCGACCCCCGCCGCTTTACCGGGCACGCGAATGTCGAACTGACCTCGCTGAAAGCCATCGAGGACTACCAGAACGAATTCCGCTTCCACTTTCCCCATGAACACCGCCCCGCAGGTCGTCCGGCGAAGACCACGCCGCTAACACCAGTCATGGCCGCTGAAGGGGCTGAGTTCACCGTGGTGAACGGGTGGGAGCGGGTCGATTACATCAAACCCTCACCTGACTTTCACCCCAGTCTGACATTTAATTTTGACGAAGCCTTTGACGTGGTCGCGGCTGAGATCAAGAACGTGCAGGAGAATGTTGGCCTGTGCGAGGTCAATGGCTTTAACCGGTTTGAAATAACCGGTACTGACCGCCATGCTTTCCTAGACCGCATGTTCTGCGGCGCGGTCACCAAACGTGCGGGCCGGGTCGGTTTGGGCTATCTGCTGAACCATCACGGCATGATCAAGGGCGAGGCCACCGTGGCCAACATCCCAGCCAGCGACCGGGGCCCCGCGCGGGTCTGGTACGGCTCGGCAGCAGCCAGTGAGTACCACGACACGGATTGGCTGACCCGGCACCTACGCGATGGAGAGGACGTTCAAATACGCTCTCTGACCAACGACCAGACAATCCTTGTTCTGGCCGGTCCCAAGGCGCGCGATGTCCTGTCCGCTTGTTCCCGCGGTGATTGGTCGAAACAAGCTTTCCCCTGGCTATCAGTCCGAGAGTGCTTCATCGGGTTTGCTCCGGCCACTGTCATGGGCGTCAGCTTCTCAGGCGAGCTCGCCTATGAAATCCACGTGCCAAACGCTTCGCTCTACGCTGCCTATCTGGCTCTGCGTGCGGCGGGCGAGGCGCACGACCTGAAGCTGTTCGGGGCCCGCGCGGTGGAGTCCATGCGGATGGAGAAAGGCTTCTTACATTGGAAAGCCGACTTGCTAACAGAGTTTGACCCGTTCGAGACAGCACTGGACCGCTTCGTCAAGTTGAGTAAAGGCGATTTTATCGGCAAAACGGCGCTGGAAAAACGCCACGCCAGCGGCCCCAACAAAAAGCTGGTGACCCTGAAAGTCGACGCGACCCACGCCCCAGCCCACGGCGGCGCCTCACTGATGCAAGGTGAAACCGTTGTCGGCACCATCACCTCGGGCGATTGGGGGCATCGGGTTGGCTTGAACCTGGCCTTTGCCTTCGTGAACCCCGATCTGGCTGCTGTTGGCAGCACAATGCAATTGGATTTGTACGGGGATCTGGTCACGGCAGAGGTCATCTCGTCTTCCCCCTACGATCCAGACCACACCCTCATGCGCAGTTGA
- a CDS encoding trimethylamine methyltransferase family protein encodes MAGQRGKRGGRRERLAARAAKPAVDPCPPGQVGGAYKPLSDADLRRIYDTALDLLEQLGVGEVPKRLQKDFLAIGAIDNGKGRILFPPKLVEEAIDQAAKTFILHGRDPARSIEVGGNKVYFGTGGAAVQTLDLDSGLYRPSTLQDLHNFTLLQDTLANVSWYTRCCVATDVPDNFDLDVNTAFALIKNTTKPTATSFTLAEYVAPIVEMLDIAAGGPGEFAKRPFMKAHISPMISPMRYGEDAVDVVYECIRHNIPISCITAAQAGATAPATLAGFLAQSLAETLASLLMVHAIQPGFPMVFSNWPLVIDLRTGAFSGGSGETAVLNAASAQLSNWLGLPSGVACSMTDAKAIDAQYGMEKGITSMAAALAGGNLIYESSGMTASLLGASFEAFVLDDEMHSNTYRALRGIEVNDENLGFDAICDAVLGEGHFLGGQHTYAAMERDYFYPTLADRDEPRTWAENGAQDAWARARARAQDILAEHKPQYLTPEQEREIRARFKILSPF; translated from the coding sequence ATGGCAGGGCAGCGTGGAAAGAGAGGAGGCCGCCGCGAACGGCTGGCTGCGCGTGCGGCGAAACCGGCTGTTGATCCGTGCCCTCCGGGTCAGGTTGGCGGAGCTTACAAACCGCTTAGCGATGCGGATCTGCGACGCATTTACGACACCGCCCTTGACCTGCTGGAACAGCTGGGCGTGGGAGAGGTGCCGAAACGTCTGCAAAAAGACTTTTTGGCGATTGGTGCCATCGACAATGGCAAAGGGCGTATCCTGTTTCCGCCAAAGCTGGTGGAGGAGGCCATCGATCAGGCCGCAAAGACGTTCATACTGCATGGCCGGGATCCGGCCCGATCCATCGAGGTGGGTGGCAACAAGGTCTATTTCGGCACCGGTGGCGCGGCGGTGCAGACACTGGATTTGGACAGCGGGCTGTACCGGCCATCGACATTGCAAGACCTGCACAACTTCACACTGCTGCAGGACACGCTGGCCAATGTCAGTTGGTACACCCGCTGCTGTGTTGCGACGGATGTGCCGGACAATTTCGATCTGGACGTCAATACAGCTTTCGCGCTGATCAAGAACACAACCAAACCCACGGCAACCTCGTTCACGCTGGCTGAATATGTCGCTCCGATTGTCGAGATGCTGGACATTGCAGCTGGTGGGCCGGGCGAATTTGCCAAGCGTCCGTTCATGAAGGCGCATATCAGCCCGATGATCTCGCCCATGCGCTATGGCGAGGATGCGGTGGATGTGGTCTACGAGTGCATCCGGCACAATATCCCGATTTCGTGCATCACCGCCGCGCAGGCGGGGGCGACCGCGCCTGCCACGCTGGCCGGGTTTCTGGCGCAATCACTGGCGGAAACACTGGCCAGCTTGCTTATGGTCCATGCGATCCAGCCCGGTTTTCCGATGGTCTTTTCCAACTGGCCACTGGTGATTGACCTGCGCACCGGTGCGTTCTCGGGGGGCAGCGGCGAGACGGCTGTGCTCAATGCGGCCTCGGCGCAGCTGTCGAACTGGCTGGGTTTACCCTCAGGCGTGGCTTGTTCGATGACCGATGCCAAGGCGATTGACGCGCAATATGGCATGGAGAAGGGCATCACCTCGATGGCGGCGGCCCTGGCCGGAGGAAACCTGATCTATGAAAGCTCGGGCATGACAGCATCCCTGTTAGGGGCCAGCTTTGAGGCGTTTGTGCTGGACGACGAAATGCACTCGAACACCTACCGCGCGCTGCGGGGGATAGAGGTGAATGATGAAAACCTGGGCTTTGACGCGATCTGCGATGCGGTCTTGGGTGAGGGGCATTTTCTGGGCGGTCAACACACCTATGCGGCGATGGAGCGGGATTATTTCTATCCCACGCTTGCCGACCGTGATGAGCCGCGCACATGGGCGGAAAACGGGGCGCAGGATGCCTGGGCCCGAGCCCGAGCCCGTGCGCAGGACATCCTGGCCGAACACAAACCCCAATATCTGACGCCCGAGCAAGAGCGCGAAATTCGCGCGAGGTTCAAAATTCTCAGCCCGTTTTAG
- a CDS encoding oxidoreductase: MEQKITDSGFSSWKPSQLPELNGKTYVITGANSGIGYEAARMLGEKGANVVMVCRSRAKGETAQRKLSASSKGKVDLILMDLSDLSSVRKAAEELRGRYTKIDGLINNAGIMMTPQEKTVDGFDLQMGANHLGHFLWTGLLLDLVEAAEGRVVVLSSLVHKYGPLDLDDFMTDTKYTPMKAYTQSKLSNLMFAFELDRRLKAAGSKAICVACHPGYTDTNLQSTGPTGFMKAMLAVMNKLVAQRPEAGAYPTVLAAVGKEAKRGAYYGPQKMGESRGPVSDAKVKDHALDLEKQRQLWAKSEQLVGFEFNLPAVAHAA, from the coding sequence ATGGAACAGAAAATCACTGACTCGGGCTTCAGTAGCTGGAAGCCCTCGCAACTCCCGGAACTGAATGGCAAGACCTATGTCATCACCGGCGCAAATTCGGGCATCGGTTATGAAGCCGCCCGGATGCTGGGTGAAAAAGGCGCGAACGTTGTAATGGTCTGCCGCTCACGCGCAAAAGGTGAAACCGCACAGCGCAAGCTGTCAGCGTCCTCGAAGGGCAAGGTCGACCTTATCCTGATGGACCTCAGCGATCTGTCGTCGGTTCGCAAGGCGGCCGAGGAACTGCGCGGTCGCTATACCAAAATCGACGGCCTGATCAATAACGCAGGCATCATGATGACCCCGCAGGAAAAGACCGTTGATGGGTTTGACCTGCAGATGGGAGCCAACCATCTGGGGCATTTCCTATGGACCGGCCTGCTGCTGGATCTGGTTGAAGCTGCCGAAGGCCGTGTTGTCGTGCTATCCAGCCTGGTTCACAAGTACGGACCTCTGGATCTGGATGATTTCATGACCGACACCAAATACACGCCGATGAAGGCCTATACCCAGTCCAAACTGTCGAACCTGATGTTCGCGTTTGAACTGGATCGTCGCCTAAAGGCGGCCGGCAGCAAGGCCATCTGCGTCGCCTGCCACCCCGGCTATACCGATACCAACCTGCAATCCACCGGCCCGACCGGCTTTATGAAAGCCATGCTGGCCGTGATGAACAAACTGGTCGCGCAACGCCCCGAAGCCGGAGCCTATCCGACGGTGCTTGCCGCCGTCGGGAAAGAAGCGAAACGTGGCGCATATTACGGCCCGCAAAAAATGGGTGAATCCCGCGGCCCGGTTTCCGACGCCAAGGTGAAAGATCACGCACTGGATCTCGAAAAGCAACGTCAGTTGTGGGCAAAAAGCGAGCAGCTGGTCGGTTTTGAATTCAACCTGCCTGCCGTCGCACACGCGGCATAA